From one Bacteroides intestinalis DSM 17393 genomic stretch:
- a CDS encoding porin family protein codes for MKKILALVAILAIGLGSINAQDNLRWGVTAGMNVSSLNVTGLDSRVGFHAGVKAELGLPQFTEGLYMDFGALLSLKGAKVEAGSMASFKINPYYLEIPVHIGYKYAVNENFSLFANAGPYIAIGLFGKAKMTADGSLVDGGSKVSESGNVFGDDGFKRFDLGLGLKAGIEISKKYQFSIGYDFGFIEAEELMGCKNRNLMISLGLMF; via the coding sequence ATGAAAAAGATTTTAGCATTAGTCGCCATATTGGCGATAGGTTTAGGGAGTATCAACGCACAAGATAACCTCAGATGGGGTGTCACAGCAGGTATGAATGTAAGCAGCCTCAACGTAACCGGATTGGACAGTCGCGTAGGTTTCCATGCAGGCGTTAAGGCTGAATTGGGACTGCCTCAGTTTACGGAAGGTCTTTATATGGATTTCGGAGCGCTGCTTTCGCTGAAAGGCGCCAAAGTTGAAGCAGGCAGTATGGCCAGTTTCAAGATCAACCCGTACTATTTGGAGATTCCGGTACACATTGGCTATAAATATGCTGTAAATGAAAATTTCTCCTTGTTTGCCAATGCAGGTCCTTACATTGCAATCGGTCTGTTCGGTAAAGCGAAAATGACAGCTGACGGCAGTTTGGTAGATGGAGGTTCCAAGGTTTCCGAATCAGGGAACGTGTTTGGCGATGACGGATTCAAACGTTTTGACCTTGGATTGGGACTGAAAGCAGGCATAGAAATCAGTAAGAAGTATCAGTTCTCCATCGGCTACGACTTCGGATTTATTGAAGCTGAGGAATTGATGGGCTGCAAGAATAGAAACCTAATGATTTCTTTAGGACTTATGTTTTAA
- a CDS encoding M20 family metallo-hydrolase → MAYDIPTMLSEATGVLKSLIAIPSLSRDEEKAADYLQNYIELQGMATGRKGNNIWCLSPMFDLNKPTLLLNSHIDTVKAVNGWRKDPFTPTQESNGKLYGLGSNDAGASVVSLLQVFLQLCRTTQKYNLIYLASCEEEVSGKGGIECVLPELPPIHFAIVGEPTEMQPAIAEKGLMVLDVTAYGKAGHAARNEGDNAIYKVLEDIAWFRDYRFEKVSPLLGPVKMSVTQINAGTQHNVIPDRCTFVVDIRSNECYSNQELFTEIQKHISCEAKARSFRLSSSHVAEQHPIVQRAVAMGRVPFGSPTLSDQALMSFPSLKMGPGKSSRSHTADEFIFIQEIEEAIGLYLELLDGATIDI, encoded by the coding sequence ATGGCTTACGATATACCAACAATGCTTTCTGAGGCAACCGGAGTTCTTAAGTCTCTGATTGCTATCCCTTCTCTTAGCCGCGATGAAGAAAAAGCGGCTGATTATCTACAGAATTATATAGAATTGCAAGGCATGGCAACCGGGCGAAAAGGCAATAATATCTGGTGCCTCAGCCCGATGTTCGATTTAAATAAACCTACCTTGTTACTAAACTCACATATTGACACCGTGAAAGCCGTGAACGGTTGGCGAAAAGATCCGTTTACCCCAACTCAGGAAAGCAACGGAAAACTATACGGGCTGGGAAGTAATGATGCCGGTGCAAGCGTTGTCAGCCTATTGCAAGTCTTTCTGCAACTTTGTCGCACTACACAGAAGTACAATCTCATTTATCTTGCTTCCTGTGAAGAAGAAGTGTCCGGAAAGGGTGGTATCGAGTGTGTATTACCGGAACTTCCTCCGATCCACTTTGCCATTGTAGGCGAACCTACAGAGATGCAGCCCGCCATTGCAGAAAAGGGACTAATGGTACTGGATGTAACTGCTTACGGTAAAGCCGGACATGCTGCACGAAACGAAGGAGACAACGCTATATATAAGGTATTAGAAGACATCGCTTGGTTTCGTGACTATCGCTTTGAAAAAGTCTCTCCGCTGTTAGGGCCTGTAAAAATGAGTGTAACACAAATAAATGCAGGTACACAGCACAATGTCATTCCCGACCGCTGCACTTTTGTAGTAGATATCCGCAGCAACGAATGTTATAGCAATCAGGAACTATTTACTGAAATACAAAAACATATTTCTTGCGAAGCCAAAGCACGTTCGTTCCGCTTAAGTTCTTCTCACGTAGCAGAACAACATCCGATAGTACAGCGTGCCGTAGCAATGGGACGTGTACCTTTTGGTTCTCCTACCCTCTCCGACCAGGCACTAATGTCATTTCCCTCGCTCAAAATGGGTCCGGGAAAGAGTAGCCGTTCACACACGGCAGATGAGTTCATTTTCATTCAGGAAATAGAAGAGGCTATCGGGTTATATCTGGAACTACTGGACGGAGCAACCATTGATATCTAA
- a CDS encoding murein hydrolase activator EnvC family protein — protein MRHFLCIFIGCFCLALPLCAQSNKMIKELESKRGALQKQIAESETLLNTTKKDVGSQLNGLAALTGQIEERKRYILTINNDMETIDRELSKLERQLVRLENDLKDKKKKYEASVQYLYKNRSVQEKLLFILSAKTLSQTYRRMRYVREYADYQRLQGEEILKKQEQVNQKKTELQQVKKAKASLLKEREVEKEKLEAQEKEKRTLVANLQKKQRGLQNELNKKRKEANQLNARIDRLIAEEIEKSRKRAAEEARKEAAARKKAAAKETKSAATSSSEKATTKKAAPLETYTMDKADRELSGSFVSNRGKLPMPITGPYIITSRYGQYSVEGLRNVKLDNKGIDIQGKPGAQARAIFNGKVAAVFQLNGLFNILIRHGNYISVYCNLSSASVKTGDTVTTRQVLGQVFSDGADNGRTVLHFQLRKEKEKLNPEPWLNR, from the coding sequence ATGAGACATTTTCTTTGTATCTTCATAGGTTGTTTCTGTCTGGCTCTGCCGCTTTGCGCCCAATCCAACAAGATGATAAAAGAGTTGGAAAGTAAACGGGGCGCTTTGCAAAAGCAGATAGCTGAGTCGGAAACACTCTTGAACACTACAAAGAAAGATGTAGGTAGCCAGTTGAACGGGCTTGCCGCCCTTACCGGACAGATAGAAGAACGGAAACGGTACATCCTTACCATCAATAATGATATGGAGACTATAGACCGTGAACTCTCCAAACTGGAACGGCAATTGGTTCGCCTTGAAAACGATTTGAAGGATAAGAAAAAGAAGTATGAAGCTTCTGTTCAATATTTGTATAAGAATCGTTCTGTCCAGGAAAAGCTTCTTTTTATTCTTTCGGCCAAAACGTTGTCGCAGACGTATCGCCGTATGCGCTATGTGCGCGAATATGCCGACTATCAGCGTCTGCAAGGCGAAGAGATTCTGAAAAAACAAGAACAGGTCAATCAAAAGAAAACAGAACTGCAACAGGTAAAGAAAGCGAAAGCCAGTTTACTGAAAGAGCGTGAAGTCGAGAAAGAAAAGTTGGAAGCTCAGGAAAAAGAAAAGAGGACTTTGGTGGCCAACCTGCAGAAGAAACAACGCGGTTTGCAAAATGAACTCAATAAAAAGCGTAAGGAAGCCAACCAGTTGAATGCACGTATCGATCGTTTGATAGCCGAAGAAATTGAGAAATCCCGTAAACGTGCAGCTGAAGAAGCCCGCAAGGAAGCTGCTGCCCGTAAAAAAGCTGCTGCCAAAGAAACGAAATCGGCTGCAACTTCTTCTTCCGAAAAGGCTACAACGAAGAAAGCGGCGCCTCTTGAAACCTATACGATGGATAAGGCAGACCGGGAACTTTCCGGTAGCTTTGTCAGTAACCGTGGCAAGTTGCCAATGCCTATTACAGGACCTTATATTATCACCAGCCGCTATGGCCAGTATTCTGTAGAGGGGCTTCGTAATGTGAAACTGGATAATAAAGGGATAGATATTCAAGGCAAGCCCGGTGCACAGGCACGTGCTATCTTTAATGGAAAGGTGGCTGCTGTTTTCCAGCTGAACGGTCTTTTCAATATTCTCATCCGTCATGGAAACTACATATCTGTCTACTGTAACTTATCTTCAGCCTCAGTGAAGACGGGCGATACTGTAACTACCCGGCAAGTCCTCGGACAAGTATTCTCGGATGGTGCGGACAATGGACGTACGGTACTTCACTTCCAGTTGCGTAAGGAGAAGGAGAAACTGAATCCGGAGCCGTGGCTGAATAGGTAG
- a CDS encoding DUF4292 domain-containing protein has translation MRVLHSKYSTAGCIRILPFLLLLSLVLGLSGCKTSRKMTSSTGEPRYLSSKVQLTIPNKGGTVTVNGTMKLVSGERMQLSFLMPILRSEIARLEITPNDVLVVDRMGKRYVQATRKELKDILPRKADFAYLEKILFDAAKPGGKATLTGKELGIPSLEKGKIVLTDFSNKEISLTPTQVSSRYTKVEWTELLEMLAKL, from the coding sequence ATGAGAGTATTACACAGCAAATACAGCACAGCAGGATGTATTCGTATCCTGCCCTTTTTGCTTCTCCTAAGTCTAGTGCTAGGTCTTTCCGGCTGTAAGACTTCCCGGAAAATGACTTCATCAACAGGAGAACCCCGCTATTTGTCTTCTAAGGTACAACTGACCATTCCTAATAAAGGAGGTACAGTTACAGTGAATGGTACAATGAAGCTTGTGAGCGGAGAACGTATGCAACTTTCTTTTTTGATGCCTATTCTTCGCAGTGAAATAGCTCGATTGGAAATCACTCCCAACGATGTACTGGTCGTAGATCGTATGGGAAAACGTTATGTTCAGGCTACCCGCAAAGAATTGAAAGACATCCTGCCTAGGAAGGCAGACTTTGCCTATCTGGAAAAGATTCTTTTTGATGCTGCCAAACCCGGTGGTAAGGCCACTTTGACGGGCAAAGAACTGGGTATCCCTTCTTTAGAGAAAGGTAAAATTGTTCTTACTGACTTCTCGAACAAAGAGATATCGTTGACACCTACTCAGGTGTCTTCCAGATATACTAAAGTTGAATGGACTGAACTTTTAGAGATGCTGGCGAAGTTATGA
- a CDS encoding tetratricopeptide repeat protein, producing MMKIRFNILSLFLLCALLVSCGTSRQGGKKQRKGMKTQVMLTPEQQRKYDYFFLEASRLKMQNDYGAAFDLLQHCLSINPNASSALYEISQYYMFLKQVPQGQAALEKAVENDPDNYWYSQGLASLYQQQNEMQKATDLLESMVTRFPDKMDALYSLLEIYNRLEEYDNVITTLNRLEEKMGKNEQLSMEKFRIYLQMKDNQSAFREIESLVEEYPMDMRYQVVLGDVYMQNGKKDEAYNMYKKVLATEPDNAMAMYSLASYYEQTGQKELYEQQLDTLLLNKKVPSDTKLNVMRQFVVENERAGKDSTRVITLFDRILEQDQDDAQMPMLYAQYLLSKGMNKETMPVLEQVLDIDPTNTAARMTLLGEAVRKEDYKEVIRLCEAGVESNPDMLEFYFYLAIAYNQAERADDALAVCQKALGNITEKSKKEVVSDFYAIMGDIYHTKKMNAEAYAAYDSALVYNSANIGAMNNYAYYLSLERRDLDKAEEMSYKTVKAEPNNSTYLDTYAWILFEKGNYAEARLYIDDAMKNEGDKSDTIVEHCGDIYYMTGDVDGALKYWKQAQEMGSESKTLKKKIEKKKYIPE from the coding sequence ATGATGAAGATTAGATTTAACATACTATCGCTTTTCTTGTTGTGCGCGTTACTTGTATCGTGTGGCACTTCCCGTCAGGGAGGTAAGAAGCAACGGAAAGGGATGAAGACGCAGGTTATGCTTACGCCCGAACAACAGCGTAAATACGATTACTTCTTTCTGGAAGCCTCCCGCCTGAAGATGCAAAATGATTATGGAGCTGCTTTCGATTTGTTGCAGCACTGTCTGAGCATCAATCCGAATGCGTCATCGGCTCTATATGAAATATCGCAATATTACATGTTCCTTAAACAAGTTCCCCAGGGACAGGCAGCTTTAGAAAAAGCTGTGGAGAATGATCCGGATAATTACTGGTATAGTCAGGGACTGGCAAGCCTGTACCAACAACAGAACGAGATGCAAAAGGCTACTGACTTGCTGGAAAGCATGGTCACCCGCTTCCCGGATAAGATGGATGCTCTGTACAGCTTGCTGGAAATATATAATCGTTTGGAAGAGTATGATAATGTGATTACTACTCTGAATCGTCTGGAAGAAAAAATGGGTAAGAACGAGCAGCTCAGTATGGAGAAATTCCGCATCTACTTACAGATGAAAGATAATCAGAGTGCTTTCCGTGAGATTGAAAGTCTGGTGGAAGAATATCCGATGGATATGCGTTATCAAGTAGTGCTGGGGGATGTCTATATGCAGAATGGCAAAAAGGATGAAGCTTACAACATGTACAAGAAGGTACTTGCTACCGAGCCGGATAATGCCATGGCCATGTACTCACTGGCATCCTACTATGAGCAGACCGGACAGAAAGAACTCTATGAACAGCAATTGGATACCCTTTTGCTGAACAAGAAAGTACCTTCCGATACTAAATTGAATGTGATGCGCCAGTTTGTGGTTGAGAATGAACGGGCAGGCAAGGATAGTACTCGCGTGATTACTCTTTTCGACCGTATCTTGGAACAGGATCAGGACGATGCACAAATGCCTATGCTCTATGCCCAATATCTCCTTTCCAAAGGGATGAATAAAGAAACAATGCCTGTGCTGGAACAGGTGTTGGACATAGATCCTACCAACACAGCCGCCCGTATGACGCTTCTGGGTGAAGCGGTTCGTAAAGAAGATTATAAAGAAGTGATCCGGCTTTGTGAGGCAGGTGTTGAATCCAATCCGGATATGTTGGAATTCTATTTCTATCTTGCTATAGCTTATAATCAGGCAGAACGGGCAGACGATGCACTTGCCGTTTGCCAGAAGGCATTGGGAAACATTACGGAAAAGAGCAAGAAAGAAGTCGTTTCGGATTTCTATGCCATCATGGGTGATATTTATCATACGAAAAAGATGAATGCAGAGGCCTATGCCGCATACGATTCTGCATTGGTTTACAATTCGGCGAATATCGGAGCCATGAATAACTATGCTTATTATCTTTCTCTGGAACGTCGTGATCTGGATAAAGCGGAGGAAATGAGTTATAAAACCGTGAAGGCTGAGCCGAATAATTCTACTTACCTGGATACTTATGCCTGGATTTTATTTGAGAAAGGTAATTATGCTGAAGCACGCCTTTATATAGACGATGCTATGAAGAATGAGGGTGATAAGAGTGACACCATTGTAGAGCATTGCGGTGATATCTATTATATGACCGGTGATGTGGACGGTGCCTTGAAGTATTGGAAGCAGGCCCAGGAAATGGGCAGTGAGTCCAAAACATTGAAAAAGAAGATTGAGAAAAAGAAATATATACCAGAATGA
- the dut gene encoding dUTP diphosphatase translates to MNVQIINKSKHPLPAYATELSAGMDIRANLSEPISLAPMQRCLVPTGLYIALPPGFEAQVRPRSGLAIKKGITVLNSPGTIDADYRGEVCIILVNLSSETFVIEDGERVAQMVIARHEQATWQEVEVLDETVRGAGGFGHTGV, encoded by the coding sequence ATGAACGTACAAATCATTAATAAATCGAAACATCCGCTTCCGGCTTATGCCACCGAACTGTCCGCAGGAATGGACATCCGTGCTAATCTTTCAGAACCTATTTCGTTAGCTCCGATGCAGCGTTGCCTAGTACCTACGGGATTATATATTGCCCTGCCGCCGGGATTCGAAGCACAAGTACGTCCTCGCAGTGGTTTGGCTATAAAGAAAGGTATTACTGTGTTGAACTCTCCGGGAACGATTGATGCCGATTACCGTGGGGAAGTTTGTATCATCCTTGTAAACCTGTCATCGGAGACTTTTGTGATAGAAGATGGGGAACGTGTAGCCCAGATGGTGATAGCACGCCACGAACAAGCCACCTGGCAGGAAGTGGAAGTGTTGGATGAAACGGTGCGCGGTGCCGGTGGTTTCGGCCATACGGGAGTGTAA
- a CDS encoding deoxyguanosinetriphosphate triphosphohydrolase has protein sequence MMNWNTLISAKRFGLEEFHQERHENRSEFQRDYDRLVFSAPFRRLQNKTQVFPLPGSIFVHNRLTHSLEVSCVGRSLGTDVAKAILARQPELQNSYLPEIGSIVSAACLAHDLGNPPFGHSGERAISTFFSEGKGMALKEQLPAAQWEDLTHFEGNANAFRLLTHQFEGRRKGGFVLTYSTLASIVKYPFSSSLAGKKSKFGFFTTEEESFRRIAEELGMKRLNDDPLKYARHPLVYLVEAADDICYQMMDIEDAHKLKILTTGETQDLLLSYFPEERKAHMLKTLDFVSDVNEQIAYLRSCVIGLLIQECTQAFLNNEERILEGEFEGSLIKHISELPASAYNHCADISLKKIYRSRDVLDIELAGFRIISTLLDLMIDAVRSPEKAYSQLLINRVSGQYNIKAPILYERIQAVLDYISGMTDVFALDLYRKINGNSLPAV, from the coding sequence ATGATGAATTGGAATACCCTCATATCTGCCAAGCGTTTCGGACTGGAAGAGTTTCATCAGGAGCGTCACGAAAACCGTTCAGAGTTCCAGCGTGACTATGACCGTCTCGTTTTTTCAGCTCCTTTCCGCCGCTTGCAGAACAAAACACAAGTCTTTCCCCTTCCGGGTAGTATTTTCGTACACAACCGCCTGACACATAGCCTTGAGGTATCCTGTGTAGGCCGCTCATTAGGGACTGATGTAGCCAAGGCAATCCTTGCCCGTCAGCCCGAACTGCAAAATTCTTATCTTCCAGAAATAGGTTCCATTGTATCAGCTGCCTGCCTGGCACACGATTTAGGTAATCCCCCTTTCGGACACTCCGGAGAGCGGGCCATCTCCACTTTTTTCTCCGAAGGAAAAGGTATGGCACTGAAAGAGCAACTTCCTGCCGCACAATGGGAAGACTTGACACATTTTGAAGGAAACGCCAATGCTTTCCGCTTACTCACCCATCAGTTCGAAGGACGGCGCAAAGGTGGCTTCGTTCTTACCTACTCCACTCTGGCAAGCATCGTAAAATACCCCTTTTCATCGAGTTTAGCCGGTAAAAAGTCCAAATTCGGCTTCTTCACTACAGAAGAAGAAAGTTTCCGACGGATAGCCGAAGAACTGGGAATGAAGAGGCTAAATGATGATCCACTGAAATATGCCCGCCACCCGCTCGTCTACCTAGTAGAAGCAGCAGACGACATCTGTTACCAGATGATGGACATTGAAGATGCCCATAAACTAAAGATACTCACTACCGGAGAAACACAAGATTTACTCCTTTCTTACTTTCCTGAAGAGCGTAAGGCTCACATGCTCAAAACACTGGATTTTGTCAGCGATGTCAATGAGCAAATAGCTTATCTACGTTCTTGTGTCATTGGATTGCTAATCCAAGAATGTACTCAGGCCTTCCTGAACAATGAAGAAAGAATATTGGAAGGAGAATTCGAAGGAAGTCTCATCAAACATATATCCGAACTGCCTGCCAGTGCTTACAATCATTGTGCCGACATTTCTCTAAAGAAGATTTATCGCTCACGCGACGTATTGGATATTGAACTTGCCGGTTTCCGCATCATCAGCACTCTGCTAGACTTAATGATAGATGCCGTTCGTTCACCTGAAAAGGCTTACTCACAGCTACTCATCAACCGGGTATCCGGCCAGTATAATATAAAAGCGCCCATACTCTATGAAAGAATACAGGCGGTATTGGATTATATCTCCGGTATGACAGATGTCTTCGCTCTCGACCTTTACAGGAAAATAAATGGGAATAGTCTTCCGGCAGTATGA
- a CDS encoding glycoside hydrolase family 95 protein translates to MKNFCVFLVSALFLLPTVQAVETDYRQGLSIWFDTPNSLAGQAVWLRSNGNRGANLDREWESRSLPIGNGSLGANILGSVAAERITLNEKTLWRGGPNTSGGADYYWNVNKQSAPILKEIRQAFTEGNGEKAAQLTRKNFNGLAAYEEKDEHPFRFGSFTTMGELYIETDLSELRMKNYRRILSLDSAMAVVQFDKEGVQYRRKYFISYPDSVMAMEFSADKAGKQNLVLSYAPNPEAQSNIRTDGTDGLVYTGVLNNNGMKFAFRIKAIAKGGTVIAQNDRLIVKGADRVVFLLTADTDYKMNFNPDFKNPKTYVGDDPELTTQSMMNQALLKGYETLANNHKADYTALFNRVKLTLNPDVTGSDLPTYQRLANYRKGQPDFRLEELYYQFGRYLLIASSRPGNLPANLQGMWHNNLDGPWRVDYHNNINIQMNYWPAGPTNLSECTWPLIDFIRGLVKPGEKTAQAYFAARGWTASISANIFGFTSPLSSEIMAWNFNPMAGPWLATHIWEYYDYTRDRNFLKEVGYDLIKSSAQFTVDYLWHKPDGTYTAAPSTSPEHGPVDEGATFVHAVVREILLDAIEASKVLGVDSRERKHWQEVLAHLVPYKIGRYGQLLEWSKDIDDPNDKHRHVNHLFGLHPGRTLSPVTTPELAKAARIVLEHRGDGATGWSMGWKLNQWARLQDGNHAYTLFGNLLKNGTLDNLWDTHAPFQIDGNFGGTAGVTEMLLQSHMGFIQLLPALPDAWKDGVVSGLCAKGNFEVSISWKNNRLDEAILVSKAGAPCTVRYEDKTLSFKTVKGKTYKVKVDGDKLTQIQ, encoded by the coding sequence ATGAAGAACTTTTGTGTATTTCTTGTTAGTGCCTTATTCCTACTACCCACAGTACAAGCTGTAGAAACGGATTACAGGCAGGGGCTTTCTATCTGGTTCGACACTCCCAACAGTTTGGCCGGACAAGCTGTATGGTTACGAAGCAATGGTAACCGGGGAGCTAATCTCGACCGGGAATGGGAAAGTCGGTCACTACCAATCGGAAACGGTAGCCTGGGAGCTAATATTCTAGGCTCGGTTGCCGCCGAAAGAATCACCCTCAATGAAAAAACGCTCTGGAGAGGCGGACCTAATACGTCCGGTGGTGCCGACTATTATTGGAACGTTAACAAACAATCCGCCCCTATTCTAAAAGAAATCAGGCAGGCATTCACCGAAGGAAACGGAGAGAAAGCAGCACAACTGACCCGCAAAAACTTCAACGGATTAGCTGCTTATGAAGAAAAAGACGAACACCCGTTCCGATTCGGCTCATTCACCACGATGGGAGAACTTTATATAGAAACCGATTTAAGTGAACTACGAATGAAGAACTACCGCCGCATATTATCTTTGGATTCAGCCATGGCCGTGGTACAATTCGACAAAGAAGGCGTGCAATACCGCCGCAAGTATTTCATATCTTACCCGGACAGTGTGATGGCAATGGAGTTCTCCGCCGATAAAGCAGGAAAGCAGAATCTTGTATTGAGCTATGCCCCAAACCCGGAAGCCCAAAGCAATATACGTACCGATGGAACCGACGGTTTAGTGTATACCGGAGTCCTGAACAATAACGGAATGAAATTTGCTTTCCGCATCAAAGCGATTGCAAAAGGCGGAACCGTTATAGCACAGAATGACCGGTTGATAGTGAAGGGTGCCGACCGGGTAGTATTCCTGCTCACCGCAGACACCGACTACAAGATGAACTTCAATCCGGATTTCAAAAATCCGAAAACTTACGTAGGCGATGATCCGGAACTCACAACGCAATCCATGATGAACCAAGCGTTGTTGAAAGGATATGAGACATTGGCTAACAACCATAAAGCAGACTATACGGCACTGTTCAACAGAGTTAAACTGACCTTAAACCCCGATGTTACCGGGTCCGATTTGCCAACCTACCAGCGTTTGGCAAACTACCGGAAAGGACAACCGGACTTCCGCCTGGAGGAACTGTACTATCAATTCGGGCGCTACCTGTTGATAGCCAGTTCACGACCGGGAAATCTACCGGCCAACTTGCAAGGAATGTGGCACAATAACCTGGACGGCCCTTGGCGTGTGGATTACCATAATAACATCAATATTCAGATGAACTACTGGCCAGCCGGTCCTACGAATCTTAGCGAATGTACCTGGCCGTTGATCGACTTTATCCGGGGATTAGTGAAACCGGGTGAGAAAACTGCACAAGCCTACTTTGCCGCACGCGGCTGGACAGCTTCCATTTCTGCCAATATATTTGGATTTACCTCACCGCTTTCCAGTGAGATAATGGCATGGAATTTTAACCCGATGGCCGGTCCGTGGCTGGCAACGCATATCTGGGAGTATTATGACTACACGAGAGACCGGAACTTCTTGAAAGAGGTTGGCTATGATCTGATTAAGAGCAGTGCACAATTCACTGTAGATTATCTGTGGCACAAGCCAGACGGTACCTATACAGCCGCTCCCTCTACATCCCCCGAACACGGTCCGGTTGACGAAGGCGCCACCTTTGTACATGCCGTAGTGCGTGAGATTCTTCTGGATGCCATTGAAGCAAGTAAAGTACTGGGCGTAGACAGCAGAGAACGCAAGCATTGGCAAGAAGTGCTGGCCCACCTTGTTCCTTACAAAATAGGACGCTACGGACAATTACTGGAATGGTCGAAAGACATCGATGATCCCAACGACAAACATCGTCATGTAAACCATTTATTCGGTTTGCATCCAGGACGCACACTTTCACCAGTAACTACTCCGGAACTGGCAAAAGCAGCAAGAATCGTGTTAGAACACCGTGGTGACGGAGCAACCGGCTGGAGTATGGGATGGAAGTTAAACCAATGGGCAAGACTTCAGGATGGTAATCACGCATATACCCTGTTCGGCAATCTGCTGAAAAACGGCACTCTGGATAACCTGTGGGATACACATGCACCATTCCAAATAGACGGAAACTTTGGAGGAACAGCTGGTGTAACAGAAATGCTCCTGCAAAGCCACATGGGCTTCATTCAGTTGTTACCAGCACTACCGGATGCCTGGAAAGACGGGGTGGTAAGTGGGCTTTGCGCCAAAGGAAACTTTGAGGTTTCCATCTCCTGGAAAAACAACCGGCTGGATGAGGCAATACTTGTATCAAAAGCAGGAGCTCCATGCACCGTCAGATATGAAGACAAGACACTTTCATTCAAGACTGTAAAAGGAAAGACTTATAAAGTCAAAGTAGACGGAGATAAACTGACGCAAATCCAATAA
- a CDS encoding GNAT family N-acetyltransferase — MEEIIEPISKELLKAELTEEKRLRMTNKSHNQIYIITAQDSPNIMKEIGRLREIAFRAAGGGTGKPLDIDEYDIMENPYKQLIVWNPEAEEILGGYRYLLGTDVRYDEKGAPILATAHMFNFSEKFLKEYLPTTIELGRSFVTVEYQSTRAGSKGLFALDNLWDGLGALTVVMPNVKYFFGKVTMYPSYHRQGRDMILYFLKKHFGDKENLITPMKPLEMEAKEEDLAALFCKNTFKEDYKILNCEIRKLGYNIPPLVNAYMSLSPTMRMFGTAINYGFGDVEETGILIAVDEILAEKRIRHIQSFIENEPEACKLTSGANKVFFPSR, encoded by the coding sequence ATGGAAGAGATTATTGAACCTATAAGTAAGGAGCTTTTGAAAGCGGAATTGACCGAAGAGAAGCGTCTGCGTATGACAAATAAGAGCCATAATCAGATTTATATCATTACAGCTCAGGATTCTCCGAATATAATGAAAGAAATCGGACGTCTACGTGAGATCGCTTTTCGTGCAGCAGGCGGAGGTACAGGAAAACCGCTGGATATCGATGAATACGATATCATGGAAAATCCCTACAAACAGTTGATTGTCTGGAATCCGGAGGCGGAAGAGATATTAGGTGGTTATCGTTACCTTCTTGGTACAGACGTTCGGTATGACGAAAAGGGGGCTCCCATTTTGGCTACAGCCCACATGTTCAATTTCTCTGAAAAGTTTTTGAAGGAGTATCTCCCTACTACCATTGAGTTGGGACGTTCGTTTGTTACAGTTGAGTATCAATCTACCCGTGCCGGTAGTAAAGGCTTATTTGCATTGGATAATCTGTGGGACGGCTTAGGAGCACTGACGGTGGTAATGCCCAATGTGAAGTATTTCTTTGGTAAAGTAACTATGTATCCAAGTTATCATCGTCAGGGAAGAGACATGATTCTTTATTTCCTGAAGAAACATTTTGGGGATAAGGAAAATTTGATAACTCCGATGAAACCACTTGAAATGGAAGCTAAGGAGGAGGATTTGGCTGCTTTGTTCTGTAAGAATACCTTTAAGGAAGACTATAAAATATTGAATTGTGAGATACGTAAGTTGGGGTATAACATTCCGCCGTTGGTGAATGCTTACATGAGTTTGAGTCCGACTATGCGTATGTTCGGTACTGCCATTAACTATGGTTTCGGTGATGTAGAAGAAACCGGCATTCTGATTGCTGTGGATGAGATTCTGGCAGAAAAACGTATCCGCCATATCCAGTCGTTTATCGAGAATGAGCCGGAGGCCTGCAAACTTACCTCCGGGGCTAATAAAGTTTTCTTTCCAAGTAGATGA